The nucleotide sequence ACATATCCCGACCGGATCAGAAAGTGCGACAACTGGCGGGGAACCGTCAGTGCCTCACGCGAAAACAAGGGGCCAGCGAGCACAGGATCAGCCTCAGATGTATTGGATAAAGGCGACGAATCGGGGCCATTTCGCGTCCACTTCCGTCGCTGAGATAGATGCAATTACGTCGTGCGTATCATACGAACGAAATTCGCTTTCTTCGAGTTAAGCGACGAACGCTGTGCGAAATTCCCGAAACTCTTGTGTCCCCGAACTTTCGGTACGGATGATTGTGCCGGGCCCATACTCGGCAGCACTCAAGCGGCGCAGCCAGTCACAGAGACATCAGCTTTCATCGGCGGCGTCTTCCGTGGGGGCCGGGGCGGCAGCGGAATCGTCCTTCATGAGTTCTCTCAGCAGCGTCGTGGCGTAGACGCCGCTGGGAAGAGTGAACTTCAATTGAATCCCCTCACTGACCTGGGCCGTCTCCAATTCCGCAGGCCGTGCAACGAATGAACGGCGAGCCCCCGAAAGCAATTGACTGTACTTCTGGAACAGATCGAGGGTCAGCCCCGATTCCGCCAGCAGTTTGGTTTCCCGCTCCAGGGTGACTCCGTGGGGACTCAACATCTTCACCCCGAACATGGGCCCCGTCACCGTGACCTCGCCGGCATCAAGACGTGCCTGCTCTTGAGTGACATCTTCCGAGACGAATTTGCCCCCCGACTGAGTCACCTCAAGGATATCCCCCTCCAGCACCGTGTGCAGCAAACCCTCCTGCAGTCGCTGAGACAGCGCCTGGTTGAACAAGTCGGACTGAACGGCTGAAAGAGCGAGTCGCAACAGAAACTTCCGTTTGGAATACGGAATCTCTTGCGGTTTTTTGACTCCCGTCAGCAGATCCAGCCCCA is from Schlesneria sp. DSM 10557 and encodes:
- the truD gene encoding tRNA pseudouridine(13) synthase TruD, whose protein sequence is MPKASNNLPYFTADLPGIGGEIKVEPEDFVVEEIPAYEPGGEGQHLFLWLQKRDIPHDQLIRRLAGTLAVSPNDIGFAGIKDRRAVARQYVSVPISCQERVGDLNSDQITVLQATPHVNKLKTGHLRGNRFTIVIRNAAENALAVAESVVQRLSQFGFPNYYGDQRFGHDGETLKLGLDLLTGVKKPQEIPYSKRKFLLRLALSAVQSDLFNQALSQRLQEGLLHTVLEGDILEVTQSGGKFVSEDVTQEQARLDAGEVTVTGPMFGVKMLSPHGVTLERETKLLAESGLTLDLFQKYSQLLSGARRSFVARPAELETAQVSEGIQLKFTLPSGVYATTLLRELMKDDSAAAPAPTEDAADES